A section of the Citrobacter farmeri genome encodes:
- a CDS encoding FUSC family protein: MRADKSLSPFEIRLYRHYRIVHGIRIALAFILTFLLVRLFNIPEGTWPLITLVVIMGPISFWGNVVPRAYERIGGTILGSVLGLVALRLELFSLPLMLLWCAAAMYLCGWLALGKKPYQALLIGITLAVVVGAPAGDMETALWRGGDVILGSLLAMLFTGIWPQRAFIHWRIQLAHCVTAYNRVYQAALSPNLLERPRLDKHLQQLLADVVKMRGLITPASKETRIQKSIFEAIQTVNRNLVCMLELQINALWATRESHFVMLNAHTLRETQQMTQQALLTIAHALFEGNPQPILANSEKLNETVNELRTLIRQHDEHNVAEIPIHGYVWLSLETARQLELLSHLICRALRK; encoded by the coding sequence GTGCGTGCCGACAAGTCACTGAGCCCATTTGAAATACGCCTGTATCGCCATTACCGCATCGTGCATGGTATTCGCATCGCGCTGGCCTTCATTTTGACCTTTCTGCTCGTTCGTTTATTTAACATTCCGGAAGGAACATGGCCCTTGATTACGCTGGTGGTGATCATGGGGCCAATCTCGTTCTGGGGAAACGTGGTTCCCCGCGCGTATGAGCGGATTGGCGGCACGATCCTCGGGTCGGTACTGGGTCTGGTGGCGCTGCGTCTGGAGCTTTTTTCATTGCCGTTGATGCTGCTCTGGTGTGCGGCGGCGATGTACCTCTGCGGATGGCTCGCACTAGGAAAAAAACCGTATCAGGCGCTTTTAATTGGCATAACCTTAGCCGTAGTGGTGGGCGCACCCGCAGGCGACATGGAGACCGCGCTCTGGCGCGGCGGGGATGTTATTCTCGGGTCGCTCCTCGCCATGCTGTTCACTGGAATCTGGCCGCAGCGCGCCTTCATCCACTGGCGCATCCAACTGGCACACTGCGTAACGGCCTATAACCGTGTGTATCAGGCTGCGCTATCGCCTAATCTGTTAGAACGTCCCCGGCTGGATAAACATCTGCAACAGCTCCTGGCTGACGTGGTAAAAATGCGCGGACTGATAACTCCTGCAAGCAAAGAAACGCGCATCCAGAAATCCATTTTTGAAGCCATTCAGACCGTCAACCGTAATCTGGTTTGCATGCTTGAATTGCAGATCAATGCCCTGTGGGCGACCCGTGAGAGCCATTTCGTCATGCTCAACGCCCATACGCTGCGGGAAACGCAGCAAATGACCCAGCAGGCGTTACTGACGATTGCTCATGCGTTGTTTGAAGGTAATCCGCAACCGATTCTCGCGAACAGTGAAAAACTAAATGAGACCGTTAACGAACTGCGCACGCTGATACGTCAACATGATGAGCACAATGTGGCCGAAATACCGATTCATGGTTACGTCTGGCTAAGCCTGGAAACGGCCCGTCAACTGGAGCTGCTGTCGCATCTTATCTGCCGAGCACTGCGCAAATAA